Proteins encoded together in one Megalops cyprinoides isolate fMegCyp1 chromosome 20, fMegCyp1.pri, whole genome shotgun sequence window:
- the LOC118795503 gene encoding transducin-like enhancer protein 1, which yields MFPQNRPPAPLQPPPGSSASAVAVAAAAASGPPQSLKLTYPETLDRIKEEFQFLQSQYHSLKLECEKLVTEKTEIQRHYVMYYEMSYGLNIEMHKQTEIAKRLNVICAQLLPFLSQEHQQQVVQAMERAKQVTMGDLNATIGVRGLPPLPATQLSQQAMSGLPLAPHPSSLQHPGLALGASSGLLALSGALGAQLAAKDERAHLEAVAAANAEHHRGNGRAGRLPGPPGMDEDREAGPSSLSNGDKSRSSDYLSNGKKRKAEEKEFMTDYGSDAEKSDDNLVVDEEPSSPHSAQSYSSRENGLDKLPASRKEAPPQTSPTSLASSSGTTSPSRSKELPPRDKSSTPVLKPGTPRPPESSTPGPSVPLQFRPVPGKPGMDPLALGLRNPLTVQGAYPAGAFGLPLAGVNGELGGAAGYGAGLHPLVSSQMNGAAAASYGRTHVVGYESPHPHMRIPGLAPSMQPASGKPAYSFHVSADGQMQPVPFPPDALLGPGIPRHARQIHTLTHGEVVCAVTISASTRHVYTGGKGCVKVWDISQPGSKSPMAQLDCLNRDNYIRSCKLLPDGRTLIVGGEASTLSIWDLATPTPRIKAELTSSAPACYALAISPDNKVCFSCCSDGNIVVWDLQNQTLVRQFQGHTDGASCIDISSDGTKLWTGGLDNTVRCWDLREGRQLQQHDFTSQIFSLGYCPTGEWLAVGMESSNVEVLHVSKPDKYQLHLHESCVLSLKFAYCGKWFVSTGKDNLLNAWRTPYGSSIFQSKESSSVLSCDISPDDQFIVTGSGDKKATVYEVIY from the exons GCACCTCTCCAGCCACCCCCTGGGTCCTCAGCGTCTGCAgtggcagtagcagcagcagcagcatcaggaCCCCCCCAGTCTCTGAAACTCACCTACCCCGAGACCCTGGACCGCATCAAGGAGGAGTTCCAGTTCTTACAGTCTCAGTACCACAG tttgAAGCTGGAGTGTGAGAAGCTGGTGACAGAGAAGACTGAGATTCAGAGACACTATGTGATG TACTACGAAATGTCTTATGGCCTTAACATTGAAATGCACAAGCAG ACGGAAATCGCCAAGAGGCTCAATGTGATCTGTGCTCAGCTTCTTCCCTTCCTGTCACAGGAG caccagcagcaggtggTCCAGGCAATGGAACGCGCCAAGCAGGTGACTATGGGGGACTTGAATGCCACGATAGGGGTACGTGGACTCCCCCCTCTGCCTGCGACA cagctgtcCCAACAGGCCATGTCAGGCCTGCCCCTGGCCCCACACCCCTCTAGCCTGCAGCACCCTGGCCTGGCCCTGGGTGCGAGCTCCGGACTGCTGGCCCTCTCAGGGGCCCTGGGGGCCCAGCTGGCTGCCAAGGACGAGAGAGCACACCTGGAAGCTGTCGCTGCCGCTAATGCTGAGCACCACAGAGGTAACGGCAGGGCTGGCAGGCTGCCAGGCCCGC CTGGGATGGATGAAGACCGCGAGGCAGGACCA AGCTCTCTGTCTAATGGAGATAAGAGTCGATCCTCAGACTACCTCAGTAACGGAAagaagaggaaggcagaggagaAGGAGTTCATGACGGACTAT GGCAGTGATGCTGAGAAGAGTGATGATAACTTGGTTGTAGATGAG GAACCCTCATCCCCACACAGTGCTCAGTCTTACTCCTCTCGGGAGAATGGCCTGGACAAACTTCCAGCCTCCCGCAAAGAGGCCCCGCCCCAAACCAGCCCCACCTCCTTGGCTTCCTCCAGTGGCACGACCTCCCCCTCTCGCAGCAAGGAGCTGCCACcg agGGACAAGTCCAGCACCCCTGTGCTGAAGCCCGGTACCCCCAGACCCCCAGAATCTTCCACCCCAGGCCCTAGTGTACCCCTGCAGTTCCGTCCTGTCCCTGGGAAGCCCGGCATGGACCCCCTGG CTTTGGGCCTGAGGAACCCCCTGACGGTGCAGGGTGCCTACCCCGCTGGCGCGTTCGGACTGCCCCTCGCTGGGGTGAACGGGGAGCTGGGTGGGGCAGCAGGGTATGGGGCAGGGCTGCACCCCCTCGTTTCCTCACAGATGAACGGGGCTGCCGCGGCCAGCTACGGGCGCACACACgtg gTCGGTTACGAGTCTCCCCACCCGCACATGAGGATCCCAGGACTAGCCCCCAGCATGCAGCCGGCCTCAGGAAAACC AGCCTACTCCTTTCACGTCAGCGCAGACGGGCAGATGCAGCCGGTGCCCTTCCCTCCGGACGCTCTCCTGGGCCCGGGCATCCCGCGCCACGCCCGGCAGATCCACACCCTGACCCACGGGGAGGTGGTGTGTGCCGTCACCATCAGCGCCTCTACACGCCACGTCTACACCGGCGGCAAAGGCTGCGTCAAGGTGTGGGACATCAGCCAGCCTGGCAGCAAGAGTCCCATGGCCCAGCTGGACTGCCTG AACAGAGACAACTACATCCGCTCCTGTAAGCTCCTCCCAGACGGGCGGACTCTGATAGTCGGTGGGGAGGCCAGCACCCTTTCGATCTGGGACCTGGCCACACCCACTCCTCGCATTAAGGCGGAGCTGACCTCCTCCGCCCCGGCCTGCTACGCCCTCGCCATCAGCCCCGACAACAAAGTGtgcttctcctgctgcagcGACGGAAACATCGTGGTCTGGGACCTGCAGAACCAGACGCTGGTCAG GCAGTTCCAGGGCCACACGGACGGGGCCAGCTGCATTGATATCTCCAGCGACGGGACCAAACTGTGGACAGGTGGGCTGGACAACACAGTTCGCTGCTGGGATCTGAGGGAGGggcggcagctgcagcagcacgaCTTCACCTCTCAG ATCTTCTCTCTGGGCTACTGTCCCACAGGGGAGTGGCTGGCAGTGGGGATGGAGAGCAGTAATGTGGAAGTGCTGCATGTCTCCAAACCTGATAAGTACCAGCTGCACCTCCATGAGagctgtgtgctctctctcaaGTTTGCCTACTGTG GTAAATGGTTTGTAAGCACTGGGAAGGACAACCTCCTGAATGCGTGGCGGACTCCGTATGGATCCAGTATATTCCAG TCGAAAGAGTCGTCGTCGGTGCTCAGCTGTGATATCTCGCCAGACGACCAGTTCATCGTCACAGGCTCAGGCGACAAAAAGGCCACTGTTTATGAGGTAATCTACTGA